In Syntrophorhabdus sp., the following are encoded in one genomic region:
- a CDS encoding putative toxin-antitoxin system toxin component, PIN family encodes MMRRIVVDTNVMASALLFGGNPREVLLQAIRGEIGLGMSPAMLYELQGVLSRKKFGLAEQLVETVMNEVTGLSDMVFPRRSVSVIERDPDDNMVLECALEYRAQAIISGDEHLLALAAFENIPILTPAQYLETK; translated from the coding sequence GTGATGCGCCGGATCGTCGTCGACACCAACGTCATGGCATCGGCGCTTCTCTTCGGTGGCAATCCCCGGGAGGTTCTTCTCCAAGCGATACGGGGAGAGATCGGGTTGGGAATGTCGCCGGCCATGCTTTACGAGCTTCAGGGTGTTCTGTCGCGAAAGAAGTTCGGTCTTGCGGAACAGCTTGTCGAGACCGTGATGAATGAGGTAACGGGTCTCAGCGACATGGTCTTTCCCCGCAGAAGCGTATCGGTGATCGAAAGGGACCCCGATGACAATATGGTCCTTGAATGTGCCCTGGAATACAGGGCACAGGCGATCATTTCCGGCGACGAACACCTCCTGGCCCTCGCGGCCTTCGAAAACATCCCCATCCTCAC
- a CDS encoding ribbon-helix-helix protein, CopG family: MMKTSTVNISFSKELLDQIDETARKECRSRSELLREAARIYIDRKKRWDVIFGLAGGAAKDAGMTEGDIDREIALYRRNKTK; encoded by the coding sequence ATGATGAAAACGAGCACCGTTAACATATCCTTTTCAAAAGAACTCCTGGACCAGATAGACGAGACCGCCAGAAAGGAATGCAGGTCAAGGTCCGAGTTATTACGGGAGGCGGCCCGGATATATATCGACAGGAAGAAACGCTGGGATGTTATTTTCGGCCTCGCCGGAGGAGCGGCGAAGGATGCGGGCATGACCGAAGGTGACATCGACAGAGAGATCGCCCTTTACCGCAGGAATAAGACGAAGTGA